TTATCTGTATCTTTTTTATGGTCAGACACTAATAAAATATTATTAATATTATTCTTGTCTTTAAGTATTTTTTCTCCCAAATAATAATTAAAATTATAAGAAGCTAAAAACATTCCTAAACAAAATTGTATATAAGATTCCTCAGAACCAATCTCAGCAAATAATTCTGCCATATCTACTTCTATATCAGATATATGAAGCTGATTCATTATGCTTATTAAAGAAGCTCCTGCATTTTTCCAAGTTTCATAGATATAATTTTTTACTTCTTTATAAGTAATATAAATTACTCTAGTATTGCTTGAAAAAGCAAATGCAAATGGAGTTGATATAGTGTAATATTTGTCTTTTACTAAACTGTTAAATAATTTTATATACTCATCATTAAATGTGCAAACTTTTGGTTTTTCTTTTTCAACCTTAACAAAGATTGCCACTGTATCTTTTTTTATAAAATTGTTTGTGTGTTTGAGTTTCATCGATATGTCCTTTAAGAATTCTATAAGATATTTTAAATATTATATATAATGTTTATTTTATGTCAATTAATTAATTTTTAAATTAACATAATCTATAGATAAGTCATCTTTAGTTTTAGTTATTACTAATTTATACTTATCTCCATAATGAGTGTAAATCTCAGCTAAATTATCCCCATTAGAATCTTCTATACGTTCAATTTCTAATGCTATATTATTATTATCCAAATTTTTAAATATATTTTCTAAAGACATATCAATATTATTAGTAATGTTGAGTGTAATTTGATCTATTTTTTTATCTGAAATAAAAACATTAACTTCTGCATTATTTTCATGTATATTTATATCTTTTTTTAAAATGTTATTATAAATTATATTTCTATCTATATTAAATAAATTAGATAAATTATCAAAAGATGTTGTGAAAGAAAGGGAAGCCAAAGATTTTACCTCCCCATTTGCACAATAAAGTATATCATTATAAGAAAAAGGACGAACCATGTTTTTTTTATCATACACAACTTTATTTTTATGTATGATGTTTAATATCATTATACCAAATACTATAAAACATACTAATACTACAAACTTTATGAATCTCATTAATCTACAATAATACTAATTTACAAATATTTTTATTAATTAATTTATTTACTTTCTATAAGTGATATATCATTAACTTCTTCAACAGAAAATAATGGCATATCTCCTGCATTATAATATTCTGGCTGTATAGTAAAAGTTAAAGAACTTCTATACTTCTGATAATTTTCAGCTTCTACTACTATATCTAAATTAACATCTATCTTTTTATTAGAATCTGTTTTTTGAGGCATAAAACAAAACATATATTTACCAGCAACATTTTTAGCAACTACAGCAGGATTTGGAAAATTAACTCCATATCCTTTTAATAAAGCGTTATTACTAAACATATAAACTTTAGCACTCTCTATTCTATCAGTATTATTAGAAGCAAATAAATTACCCATTATACTAGGATAAGTGATGTAATAACCGCTCTCTTCTATAACAGGTATAGTGTCTGAAGCATTACTCTCTCTTCTTTTGGTAACAACCTCACAAGCTTGAGATATGATATTTAAAACTTCTTTATTATCTTCTATAGGGTCTTTATAGCTATATAATACCCCCCTAGCACTTGTAACATATTCTGGTTTTACTCTATTTAATGTATATGCAATAATATCCATACGCATGTTGCTATTAACTGGAATATTTTTCTTTTGTAGATATGCATCTGCCAACTTAGAAACTTTTTGTTCCATTAGGTTTACTAAATACATAACAAAACTCCTTAAACTTTATAATACATTATACAAAATTATATATTATTTGTCAAAGTAAATATAATAAATTGTGTAAAAATGAAAGGGCTAAACTAATAGTTAAGCCCCCTAAAAAATAATAACAATATAAAACTATTTATATAATAAAATTATTTACATATTATTAAGTCTATTTAATACTTCTATATAAGCCTCTTCTATAGAACCTAAATCTCTTCTAAATCTATCTTTATCTAATTTTTTGCCAGTAGCTTTATCCCAGAAACGGCAAGTATCAGGTGTAATTTCATCTGCTAAAAGTATTTCGCCTTTTGAGTTTTTACCAAACTCTACTTTAAAATCTACCAAAGTAATACCTATTTTATCTAAAGCCTCTTTTAATAAATTGTTTACTTTAGAAGTTACTTCGTATATATATTTTAATTCATCATAAGTAGCAAGTTTTAAAGCAACAGCATGATGGTCATTAATAAGCGGATCACCATATTCATCATTTTTATAACATATTTCAAAAATAGTATTAGGCGGAACTGTACCTTCTTCTATGCCGAGTCTTTTAGCCATAGAACCTGCTATTAAATTTCTTACTATTACTTCCAATGGAAATATTTTTACTTTCTGGCAAAGCTGCTCTCTGTCAGATAACTTTTCTATAAAATGTGTCTTAACACCATTTTTCTCCAACATCTTAAAGAGTAAAGTAGTAATCTCATTATTCATAACGCCTTTATCTTTTATAGAGCCTTTCTTCTCACCATTAAAAGCTGTGGCATCATCTTTGTAATAAACAATTATCTCATCAGCATTATCAGTAGAATAAACCTTCTTTGCTTTACCCTCATAAATCATTTCTTTTTTTTCTTTAGACATAACCTATACTCCTATTTATTAAAACGATTACTTATTATATACCCTTTTTTATTATTTTACTATAGCTTTTTTATTAAAACTAATATATTAATTTATTTTAAACTCTTCTCTAATAGCTTACATATATTGTTAATTAAAATATCTCTATCTATATTTTTATCTTCTTTTATCCAATGATATATTATAGAAACCAATCCTCCAGATATAAACTCTTGTATTACTAT
The genomic region above belongs to Brachyspira sp. SAP_772 and contains:
- a CDS encoding late competence development ComFB family protein: MYLVNLMEQKVSKLADAYLQKKNIPVNSNMRMDIIAYTLNRVKPEYVTSARGVLYSYKDPIEDNKEVLNIISQACEVVTKRRESNASDTIPVIEESGYYITYPSIMGNLFASNNTDRIESAKVYMFSNNALLKGYGVNFPNPAVVAKNVAGKYMFCFMPQKTDSNKKIDVNLDIVVEAENYQKYRSSLTFTIQPEYYNAGDMPLFSVEEVNDISLIESK
- the purC gene encoding phosphoribosylaminoimidazolesuccinocarboxamide synthase; the protein is MSKEKKEMIYEGKAKKVYSTDNADEIIVYYKDDATAFNGEKKGSIKDKGVMNNEITTLLFKMLEKNGVKTHFIEKLSDREQLCQKVKIFPLEVIVRNLIAGSMAKRLGIEEGTVPPNTIFEICYKNDEYGDPLINDHHAVALKLATYDELKYIYEVTSKVNNLLKEALDKIGITLVDFKVEFGKNSKGEILLADEITPDTCRFWDKATGKKLDKDRFRRDLGSIEEAYIEVLNRLNNM